The Puniceicoccus vermicola genome contains the following window.
AGGGTGATGAGGAGTCCGTCGTCCTTGAGACGTGGCCATACTGAAGGAAGGACCTTTTTCAGGGAGATGAAGGAGAGGTCCATCACGATCCAGTCATAGGTGAGGTGGGGGAGTTCCGTTTCCGGGAGCGCGGAGGCGTGGAGGCGCTCGTGATTGGAAACGCGAGGATCCAGGCGCAGCTTTTGGTGCAGCTGGGCGCGGCCCACGTCGATACAGGTCGAGTGGATGGCTCCTCGCTGGAGGGCGCAATCTGTAAATCCTCCCGTCGAGGCGCCAACATCGAGGATGGTTTTGCCCTGGGGGTCATAGCCGAATTGGTCGAGGAAACCTGCGAGCTTTTCTCCGGCACGGCTCACGAATCGAGGGGGTTGCTCGATCTCCAGATCCAGATCCTCGGGAAATTCTTTTCCGGGTTTATCGAGGATGGTAGTGCCGGTTCTCACTTTTCCGGCGAGAATCATTCCCCGGGCCTGATTGCGGCTTTCACAGAGGCGGCGGGCCAGAAGGAGCTGGTCGAGACGAACTTTTTTACCGGATGCAGACATGGATTTTCGGAAAAGAATCGGGGCCTTGCGGGACGATGCCAAGGAAAACCGCTTGCTTTCCCTAAGCCCCTTCCACTACTCCGAGAGGGAAGTTTGGAGATGAATTCTGAGGAAAGCATAGATCTCGACCGCCTTTGCGTTTTAGCAAGGCTGTCCCTGGAGCCCGAGGAGAAGGAAAAACTCGGGCCGCAACTGGCCCGAATCATCGGCTACGTCGAACAGCTCAAAGAGGTGGACGTGGACGGTGTTGAGCCCATGGCCCACGCCATCCCGCTGGAGAACGTGCTCCGCAAAGACGAGGCCGCGGAGCTCGTCGACCGCGAGACCTACCTGCGGAATGCCCCGGATTCCCGAGCTCACCAAGTGGTGGTCCCCCCAGTGATCGAAGGATGAGTGCTTCCGAACTCAACGCCAAGACGGCGGTCGAGCTGGCAAAGCTTCTGGCCGACGGTGAAATTTCCAGTGTAGACCTGACCACGGCCTGCCTCAATCGCATTGAGGCAGTGGACGGGTCCGTGAAGGCCTTCCTCAGCGTCGAC
Protein-coding sequences here:
- a CDS encoding TlyA family RNA methyltransferase, whose translation is MSASGKKVRLDQLLLARRLCESRNQARGMILAGKVRTGTTILDKPGKEFPEDLDLEIEQPPRFVSRAGEKLAGFLDQFGYDPQGKTILDVGASTGGFTDCALQRGAIHSTCIDVGRAQLHQKLRLDPRVSNHERLHASALPETELPHLTYDWIVMDLSFISLKKVLPSVWPRLKDDGLLITLVKPQFEATREEADRGKGIIRDPAVRQRILEEVMDFAQTELLGCQILEKAESTLAGTDGNLEYLVSFHRNGG
- the gatC gene encoding Asp-tRNA(Asn)/Glu-tRNA(Gln) amidotransferase subunit GatC, whose protein sequence is MNSEESIDLDRLCVLARLSLEPEEKEKLGPQLARIIGYVEQLKEVDVDGVEPMAHAIPLENVLRKDEAAELVDRETYLRNAPDSRAHQVVVPPVIEG